The DNA sequence CCAATAAAAATGATCCCTTCCTTCTGACAGCGTTCAGAAAACCCTGCATTCTCCGACAAAAATCCATAACCCGGATGTATGGCATCAGCACCGCTGGCTTTAGCGGCTTCAATGATGTTTTTCCGGTTCAGGTATGATTCCAGGGAGGGAGAGGGACCAATATAATACGCTTCATCAGCATAAAGCACGTGCATGGCCTTGCGGTCGGCATCCGAATAAACAGCTACCGTTTGAATGCCCATTTCACGGCAGGAGCGGATAATCCGTACTGCAATTTCCCCTCGATTCGCCACCAAAACTTTTTTGATCATTCTTGTTAGTATTGGTTCTTAATTTTTTTAGGATGGCAAAATTACTAAACAATTGTTTTAAACCAACAAATTTAATTTCTTTTTAAGAAAAATTGGGCGCGATAATCATTACAATCCTTGTTGACATTGGTTTCATCATTCCCTGTCGTGGCTTTTTAGTTCCAGTCCAGGCAATGTCATAACATAAATATAATATTTATTATGATTGTCTTGGAAATAACCGCTGGTTTTTTCTTCCCCAATAGGATGCCGATTTTGGTAAAAACTATAGAATAGACGGGTATTCCGGGACGATTTATTAACCAATTTCCTTTAGCTTTACCCGAATGCAATTCCACCCTTTGCTGTTTTGAAAAAAGCGGTCAAAAGGGGGCAAAGGCTGGTTTGAAAAAAATAGAAATAGTAGAAATTCCTTCCCCTATTAAGGGAAAACGGCAATTTCGGTGAGAAAAAACAATAATGCTATCAGGCGCGTGAGCCGTTACTGCTCAACATATACATTCCCACTGGAATCCTTAAAGACCCTTTTGGAAGAACTTCCACCAAGAATTCCTAAGACGACCAGGAGAATGATGGCGATAACAATCAGATAAGCGGCAATGATCATTGAGGCGAAAGAGGCTATTGCCGATACTACAAGAATCAACAGGAACCTCAGCAATCCCCATAATGCACCTGCCTTGATAAAGCTTTCCACAGCCGTAATAATAACCCCTAATAGCAAGATAATGAAGGCACTCCAAACGATCCAGGTATGCAGGGCATGGCCTTTGGGCCAGAACAAAGGGGTGTTGAAGAAAGCTTCTGTGTCATTCTGCCAGAACACCAGCAATGCACCCATGCCGGCACCAATGATCATGGCACCCATCGCAGCCCATGGCGTTCCCGGATATTTACTGCGGTCGGCCTGGTAGATCAGGAACTCGTCAATGACCCGGAATTTTTTAATAAAAAGCCCGGCAAGTACCAGGATGCCCAAAAGAATGACCCAGAAATACCAGGACCTGAAGTTCATGTATTTCTCACCGAATCTTTCCATTGGAGATTGGGTAATGTCAATTCGGTTCAGATAACGTTCGGGTACAAACCCTGTTTTCCCGGGTTCCGGTTCAAAGCTTACCAGTCTTTCGTTATTTGCCGGGTTGACCATAGCCTCAGCATGGACAATGGTGTCGTTGCGCGAAAGGCTGCCAATGACTTTTGAGTTTTCATCCATTTTCTCACGGACGGGAAGAGAATTGGACGAGACGATGTAAATGTATTCACGCTCGGGCTGCGGTGGTTCCTCGTAAGGGACCTTTGCCCGGAAAAGAGTATTGATTTCATTTTCTGACAGCGCCCTGTCGTAAAGCCTTACTTCATCGATGCTCCCCTTATAAAAATGCTTGCTGCGGGGACAGGCTCCGATCAGGAAAAAGTCACTCCCGTGAATGATCTCGGCGGGCGCCGTGCGTTTCTTTTCATTGGCATAAACGGTGACAGTTTTTTTGTTCTGGTCGTAAACCACCGCTACAAAAGTCCAGTCGGCCCGGTCAATGGTCAGCGACCGGGTTTCGCCATTCCCGTCGTAAGCAAACAATTCCATATTCCGGTCATCGCTATTATACCTGACCTTCAGTGCCCTGTCAAAACCCCCGTCAT is a window from the Bacteroides sp. genome containing:
- a CDS encoding LamG-like jellyroll fold domain-containing protein; translated protein: MKNSLFVFSVFIFLFTLLSAQEPTESLIGQYDFSGNARDLSGNENHGIVKRVWPDQDVFTGENRGSFRFVGKKNQITIPIDINPVVMPEMTFVAWIKTGHYPPKKQSIMSIFSQDDGGFDRALKVRYNSDDRNMELFAYDGNGETRSLTIDRADWTFVAVVYDQNKKTVTVYANEKKRTAPAEIIHGSDFFLIGACPRSKHFYKGSIDEVRLYDRALSENEINTLFRAKVPYEEPPQPEREYIYIVSSNSLPVREKMDENSKVIGSLSRNDTIVHAEAMVNPANNERLVSFEPEPGKTGFVPERYLNRIDITQSPMERFGEKYMNFRSWYFWVILLGILVLAGLFIKKFRVIDEFLIYQADRSKYPGTPWAAMGAMIIGAGMGALLVFWQNDTEAFFNTPLFWPKGHALHTWIVWSAFIILLLGVIITAVESFIKAGALWGLLRFLLILVVSAIASFASMIIAAYLIVIAIILLVVLGILGGSSSKRVFKDSSGNVYVEQ